Proteins encoded in a region of the Podarcis muralis chromosome 4, rPodMur119.hap1.1, whole genome shotgun sequence genome:
- the ICOSLG gene encoding ICOS ligand, whose amino-acid sequence MVPKSFGFMMFLWVQTAANISVTGIIGSTVELRCDELNGTFILNNFRVTWRKEGEIKCFVETYDSDEDLTSYREKNQCADFRDRTRFKEELKEGKFTLQLLRITPKDEFTYTCVVLKKNEEGKFEVHREVKTNLKVAANYSAPVLTHIPSGEEMTFNCTSSHGYPQPKVYWVNHTDISLLNSTQQYTRAPDGTITVFSTLTVKAATAIKLECTIENEQLHQNLTATIDTSSPENSPSVDNSPSKTKGVVLASVAAVSIVILLILYIGWKKRRTSVLMTYTAPAEIGNRNFGLPE is encoded by the exons aTGGTGCCGAAAAG cttTGGATTTATGATGTTCCTTTGGGTTCAGACAGCTG CTAACATATCAGTCACTGGCATAATAGGAAGTACTGTTGAACTGAGATGTGATGAGTTAAATGGCACATTCATCTTAAATAACTTTCGAGTAACATGgcgaaaagaaggggaaataaagTGCTTTGTAGAAACCTATGATTCTGATGAAGATCTGACTTCATACCGTGAGAAAAACCAGTGTGCAGACTTCAGAGACAGGACTCGGTTTAAGGAGGAACTGAAGGAGGGCAAGTTTACTCTGCAACTGTTAAGGATCACTCCTAAAGATGAGTTCACATATACCTGTGTGGTACTAAAGAAGAATGAAGAAGGAAAATTTGAAGTACATAGAGAAgtaaaaacaaacctcaaagtggcAG CAAATTACAGCGCTCCAGTTCTAACTCACATTCCATCTGGAGAAGAAATGACATTTAATTGCACTTCTAGCCATGGATACCCACAACCAAAAGTTTATTGGGTAAATCATACTGACATCAGCCTCTTGAACTCAACTCAACAGTATACTAGAGCGCCTGACGGGACGATCACTGTTTTCAGTACGTTAACAGTTAAAGCAGCTACTGCTATCAAGTTAGAGTGTACAATTGAGAATGAGCAGCTGCACCAAAATCTAACTGCCACCA TTGACACGAGCAGTCCTGAAAATAGCCCCTCGGTTGATAACAGCCCAAGTAAGACAAAAGGTGTAGTTCTGGCTTCTGTTGCAGCTGTCTCAATAGTCATTCTACTTATTTTGTACATCgggtggaagaaaaggaggacttCTGTTCTAATGACTTACACTG ctccTGCTGAAATAGGAAACAGAAATTTTGGACTGCCAGAGTAA